Proteins encoded within one genomic window of Pongo abelii isolate AG06213 chromosome 18, NHGRI_mPonAbe1-v2.0_pri, whole genome shotgun sequence:
- the CX3CL1 gene encoding fractalkine precursor (The RefSeq protein has 1 substitution compared to this genomic sequence) yields the protein MAPISLSWLLRLATLCHLTVLLAGTSLDSGQHHGVTKCNITCSKMTSKIPVALLIHYQQNKASCGKRAIVLETRQHRLFCADPKEQWVKDAMQHLDRQAAALTRNGGTFEKQIGEVKPRTTPAAGGMDESVVLEPEATGESSSLEPTPSSQEAQRALGTSPELPMGVTGSSGTGPAPTPKAQDGGPVGTELFRVPPVSTAATWQSSAPHQPGPGLWAEGKTSEAPSTQGPSTQASTTSSPAPEENTPSEGQRVWGQGQSPRPENSLEREEMGPVPAHTDAFQDWGPGSMAHVSVIPVSSEGTPSREPVASGSWTPKAEEPIHATMDPQRLGVLITPVPDAQAATRRQAVGLLAFLGLLFCLGVAMFTYQSLQGCPRKMAGEMVEGLRYIPRSCGSNSYVLVPV from the exons ATGGCTCCGATATCTCTCTCGTGGCTGCTCCGCTTGGCCACCCTCTGCCATCTGACCGTCCTGCTGGCCG GAACCTCTTTGGACTCAGGACAGCACCACGGTGTGACGAAATGCAACATCACGTGCAGCAAGATGACATCAAAGATACCTGTAGCTTTGCTCATCCACTATCAACAGAACAAGGCATCGTGCGGCAAACGCGCAATCGT CTTGGAGACGAGACAGCACAGGCTGTTCTGTGCCGACCCGAAGGAGCAATGGGTCAAGGACGCGATGCAGCATCTGGACCGCCAGGCTGCTGCTCTAACTCGAAATGGCGGCACCTTCGAGAAGCAGATCGGCGAGGTGAAGCCCAGGACCACCCCTGCCGCCGGGGGAATGGACGAGTCTGTGGTCCTGGAGCCCGAAGCCACAGGCGAAAGCAGTAGCCTGGAGCCGACTCCTTCTTCCCAGGAGGCACAGAGGGCCCTGGGGACCTCCCCAGAGCTGCCGATGGGCGTGACTGGTTCCTCAGGGACCGGGCTCGCCCCGACGCCAAAGGCTCAGGATGGAGGGCCTGTGGGCACCGAGCTTTTCCGAGTGCCTCCCGTCTCCACTGCCGCCACGTGGCAGAGTTCTGCTCCCCACCAACCTGGGCCCGGCCTCTGGGCTGAGGGAAAGACCTCTGAGGCCCCGTCCACCCAGGGCCCCTCCACCCAGGCCTCCACTACGTCCTCCCCAGCCCCAGAGGAGAACACTCCGTCTGAAGGCCAGCGTGTGTGGGGTCAGGGACAGAGCCCCAGGCCAGAAAACTCTCTGGAGCGGGAGGAGATGGGTCCCGTGCCAGCGCACACGGATGCCTTCCAGGACTGGGGGCCTGGCAGCATGGCCCACGTCTCTGTGATCCCTGTCTCCTCAGAAGGGACTCCCAGCAGGGAGCCAGTGGCTTCAGGCAGCTGGACCCCTAAGGCTGAGGAACCCATCCATGCCACCATGGATCCCCAGAGGCTGGGCGTCCTTATCACTCCCGTCCCTGACGCCCAGGCTGCCACCCGAAGGCAGGCGGTGGGGCTGCtggccttccttggcctcctcttctgcctggggGTGGCCATGTTCACATATCAGAGCCTCCAGGGCTGCCCTCGAAAGATGGCGGGAGAGATGGTGGAGGGCCTTCGCTACATCCCCCGGAGCTGTGGTAGTAATTCGTATGTCCTGGTGCCCGTGTGA
- the CX3CL1 gene encoding fractalkine isoform X1, whose amino-acid sequence MAPISLSWLLRLATLCHLTVLLAGQHHGVTKCNITCSKMTSKIPVALLIHYQQNKASCGKRAIVLETRQHRLFCADPKEQWVKDAMQHLDRQAAALTRNGGTFEKQIGEVKPRTTPAAGGMDESVVLEPEATGESSSLEPTPSSQEAQRALGTSPELPMGVTGSSGTGLAPTPKAQDGGPVGTELFRVPPVSTAATWQSSAPHQPGPGLWAEGKTSEAPSTQGPSTQASTTSSPAPEENTPSEGQRVWGQGQSPRPENSLEREEMGPVPAHTDAFQDWGPGSMAHVSVIPVSSEGTPSREPVASGSWTPKAEEPIHATMDPQRLGVLITPVPDAQAATRRQAVGLLAFLGLLFCLGVAMFTYQSLQGCPRKMAGEMVEGLRYIPRSCGSNSYVLVPV is encoded by the exons ATGGCTCCGATATCTCTCTCGTGGCTGCTCCGCTTGGCCACCCTCTGCCATCTGACCGTCCTGCTGGCCG GACAGCACCACGGTGTGACGAAATGCAACATCACGTGCAGCAAGATGACATCAAAGATACCTGTAGCTTTGCTCATCCACTATCAACAGAACAAGGCATCGTGCGGCAAACGCGCAATCGT CTTGGAGACGAGACAGCACAGGCTGTTCTGTGCCGACCCGAAGGAGCAATGGGTCAAGGACGCGATGCAGCATCTGGACCGCCAGGCTGCTGCTCTAACTCGAAATGGCGGCACCTTCGAGAAGCAGATCGGCGAGGTGAAGCCCAGGACCACCCCTGCCGCCGGGGGAATGGACGAGTCTGTGGTCCTGGAGCCCGAAGCCACAGGCGAAAGCAGTAGCCTGGAGCCGACTCCTTCTTCCCAGGAGGCACAGAGGGCCCTGGGGACCTCCCCAGAGCTGCCGATGGGCGTGACTGGTTCCTCAGGGACCGGGCTCGCCCCGACGCCAAAGGCTCAGGATGGAGGGCCTGTGGGCACCGAGCTTTTCCGAGTGCCTCCCGTCTCCACTGCCGCCACGTGGCAGAGTTCTGCTCCCCACCAACCTGGGCCCGGCCTCTGGGCTGAGGGAAAGACCTCTGAGGCCCCGTCCACCCAGGGCCCCTCCACCCAGGCCTCCACTACGTCCTCCCCAGCCCCAGAGGAGAACACTCCGTCTGAAGGCCAGCGTGTGTGGGGTCAGGGACAGAGCCCCAGGCCAGAAAACTCTCTGGAGCGGGAGGAGATGGGTCCCGTGCCAGCGCACACGGATGCCTTCCAGGACTGGGGGCCTGGCAGCATGGCCCACGTCTCTGTGATCCCTGTCTCCTCAGAAGGGACTCCCAGCAGGGAGCCAGTGGCTTCAGGCAGCTGGACCCCTAAGGCTGAGGAACCCATCCATGCCACCATGGATCCCCAGAGGCTGGGCGTCCTTATCACTCCCGTCCCTGACGCCCAGGCTGCCACCCGAAGGCAGGCGGTGGGGCTGCtggccttccttggcctcctcttctgcctggggGTGGCCATGTTCACATATCAGAGCCTCCAGGGCTGCCCTCGAAAGATGGCGGGAGAGATGGTGGAGGGCCTTCGCTACATCCCCCGGAGCTGTGGTAGTAATTCGTATGTCCTGGTGCCCGTGTGA